Proteins encoded by one window of Vigna radiata var. radiata cultivar VC1973A chromosome 5, Vradiata_ver6, whole genome shotgun sequence:
- the LOC106760071 gene encoding cold-responsive protein kinase 1-like has product MSPRTLQEASLSNMTQTPHHKYGGTFFYILGGIVVLVIVLIFFYVLRKRLKWSPQNMTKQQEIGKHTESADIMQMIFSSNQQSGSKELCSGNFRTINCFDYQTLKNATMNFHADNFLGSGGFGPVYKGKLADGRVVAVKKLSLNKSQQGEKEFLVEVRTITSIQHKNLVRLLGCCVDGPQRILVYEYMKNRSLDLFIHENSDQFLNWRTRFQIILGVARGLQYLHEDSQQRIVHRDIKASNILLDDKFQPRIGDFGLARFFPEDQAYLSTQFAGTLGYTAPEYAIRGELSEKADIYSFGVLLLEIICCRKNTDHTLPSDMQYLPEYAWKLYENAKILEIVDPKLQEHGLVEKDVMQAIHVAFLCLQPDAHLRPPMSEIVALLTFKIEMVTTPMRPAFLYRRAKKDDEKQHLGAIYQDLTSPI; this is encoded by the exons ATGTCTCCCCGAACACTCCAAG AAGCTTCACTCTCTAATATGACACAGACACCACACCACAAATATGGAGGAACATTCTTTTACATCCTCGGAGGAATTGTTGTGCTGGTCAtagtgttgatttttttttatgtacttCGGAAGCGTCTAAAATGGTCACCACAGAATATGACAAAACAGCAAG AGATTGGGAAACACACAGAATCAGCAGATATAATGCAGATGATATTTTCATCTAATCAACAGTCAG GGTCCAAGGAGCTCTGTAGTGGAAACTTTAGGACAATTAACTGCTTTGACTACCAAACATTGAAGAATGCAACCATGAATTTCCATGCAGATAATTTTCTTGGAAGTGGTGGATTTGGACCTGTTTACAAG GGAAAGTTGGCAGATGGAAGGGTGGTTGCCGTTAAGAAATTGTCTCTCAACAAATCTCAACAGGGAGAAAAAGAATTTCTGGTAGAGGTGAGAACAATTACTAGTATCCAACACAAAAATCTGGTTCGTCTTCTTGGATGCTGCGTAGATGGACCACAAAGGATACTTGTCTATGAATACATGAAAAACAGAAGTTTGGACCTCTTTATTCATG AAAACAGTGATCAATTTCTGAATTGGAGAACTAGATTCCAAATTATTCTGGGAGTAGCCAGAGGACTACAATATCTTCATGAGGATTCACAACAAAGAATTGTTCATAGAGACATCAAAGCAAGTAACATTCTTCTTGATGACAAGTTTCAGCCAAGGATTGGGGACTTTGGGCTAGCTAGATTTTTCCCGGAAGATCAAGCTTACCTTAGCACACAGTTCGCTGGAACACT AGGTTATACTGCTCCTGAATATGCCATTAGAGGAGAATTATCTGAAAAGGCAGATATCTATAGTTTTGGAGTTCTCCTGCTTGAAATAATCTGTTGCAGGAAAAACACAGACCACACTTTGCCATCAGATATGCAGTACCTCCCTGAATAT GCATGGAAACTATACGAGAATGCAAAGATATTAGAAATTGTAGATCCGAAACTGCAAGAACATGGATTGGTAGAAAAGGATGTTATGCAAGCAATCCACGTGGCTTTCTTATGTCTGCAGCCTGATGCACATTTGAGACCTCCCATGTCAGAGATCGTGGCATTGTTGACATTCAAAATTGAAATGGTGACAACACCAATGAGGCCAGCATTTCTGTATCGAAGAGCAAAAAAGGATGATGAGAAACAACATTTAGGAGCAATATATCAGGATTTAACATCTCCCATATAA
- the LOC106760072 gene encoding homeobox-leucine zipper protein HAT22-like produces the protein MEDDEACITSLSLGLGMGSRVTKKEKQKLPCLDLTFQISPKGEQTIHVDKQRQQHLLHDDKAKGLLCLKHPSENNSPDSSNNNSSNGSSRKKLKLTKEQSATLEDIFKLHSTLNPAQKQALADQLNLKHRQVEVWFQNRRARTKLKQTEVDCEFLKKCCEKLTDENLRLKKELQELRAQKIGPKPLYIQLSKATTLSICSSCQKELKPNEGKKGGISDVVRNSSHKLQNSVGVKGI, from the exons ATGGAAGATGATGAGGCATGCATCACCAGTCTTAGCCTTGGACTAGGAATGGGGAGCCGTGTCACAAAGAAGGAGAAGCAGAAACTCCCTTGTTTGGACCTAACGTTTCAGATTTCTCCAAAGGGGGAGCAAACCATTCATGTGGATAAACAACGACAACAACATCTTCTTCATGATGATAAGGCAAAAGGGTTGTTATGTTTGAAGCACCCCAGTGAAAATAACAGCCCTGatagcagcaacaacaacagcagtaACGGCAGCAGCAGAAAGAAACTGAAGCTTACGAAGGAGCAGTCAGCCACCCTTGAGGATATTTTCAAGCTGCATAGCACTCTTAACCCC GCACAAAAGCAGGCACTTGCTGATCAATTGAATTTAAAGCATAGACAGGTTGAAGTTTGGTTTCAGAACAGAAGAGCAAG GACCAAGTTGAAGCAAACAGAGGTGGATTGCGAGTTCCTGAAGAAATGTTGTGAGAAACTAACGGATGAGAATCTGAGACTGAAGAAGGAATTGCAAGAGCTGCGTGCACAAAAGATTGGACCAAAACCATTGTACATTCAACTGTCGAAGGCTACAACCTTGAGCATTTGTTCATCGTGCCAGAAAGAATTGAAGCCCAATGAAGGGAAGAAAGGAGGCATTTCCGACGTGGTCCGAAACAGCAGCCACAAACTGCAGAACAGCGTAGGGGTAAAGGGCATTTAG